A part of Larkinella insperata genomic DNA contains:
- a CDS encoding caspase family protein: protein MKKCAVIIGVDKTGGLPKLNAAGSGAIDFANWANKQGFEVTLLTDANDRPVSISDIKKAVKGYVESQTYEQLIIYFSGHGILRAPEYELWLLTGSPDDPNEAVNLTSSILLARNARIKHVVFISDACRSRPTTTELSQVTGSTIFPNRSPHVPRPTVDVFYATLPGDPALEVPPDEAVVNYRGIFTECMLKGLNGLVSQVIIEAGQPPQLQQVVPSWQLKNYLESEVPLAASAVHIKLKQEPDIRVESHHPPSFLSLLSTNPQEHTPVLPISPDKEIKLRGAAYGQIIESLQASAFSMSSEQAMPTVEAVLSRPEHSILTKSVNRIVSAEGRPNFETRTGFTVVGAKVKATMAETEVDVFEENGNDHIRVPFNFENGQPNQSILIQFEDKAILLAVLPGFIGTVVLEDKRVVTVNYTPCRSSDKYDEYQEVKGNLDKRRAFVAVAARNGSFRLTDDMTVQGAQYLRSLKSIDPTLGLYAAYAYTQSGLMQEVRSVFEYMVRDKIHVDEYNINIPVLFDVALLAGAFSESTFPPIAPACPMLMQGWAYMDPYKNLLNPAILAASRHLLPGLWTTFSEEGLSILQKAMNTKALI from the coding sequence ATGAAGAAATGTGCAGTAATAATCGGCGTAGATAAAACCGGAGGCTTGCCCAAACTAAATGCGGCTGGCTCAGGAGCAATCGACTTTGCAAACTGGGCCAATAAACAGGGCTTTGAGGTTACTCTGCTAACTGATGCAAATGACCGGCCTGTTAGCATATCCGATATTAAAAAGGCTGTTAAAGGGTATGTAGAATCACAAACCTACGAGCAATTGATAATCTATTTTTCTGGGCATGGCATTCTGCGTGCACCGGAATATGAATTGTGGCTATTGACGGGATCGCCTGATGACCCTAATGAGGCCGTTAATCTAACCAGTTCAATCCTATTAGCACGTAACGCCCGCATCAAACATGTCGTGTTTATTTCGGATGCGTGTCGATCCAGACCTACTACCACAGAGTTAAGTCAGGTTACGGGTAGTACTATATTTCCAAACCGAAGCCCGCACGTTCCCCGTCCGACAGTGGATGTATTTTATGCTACATTACCAGGCGATCCAGCTTTGGAAGTTCCACCGGATGAAGCTGTGGTTAACTACCGGGGTATTTTCACTGAATGTATGTTGAAGGGACTGAATGGGCTAGTCTCGCAGGTGATTATCGAAGCAGGTCAACCTCCGCAACTACAACAGGTAGTTCCATCCTGGCAATTAAAAAACTACTTAGAAAGCGAAGTACCTCTGGCCGCTTCAGCCGTGCATATTAAGTTGAAACAGGAGCCCGACATTCGGGTTGAATCCCACCATCCTCCCAGTTTCTTATCACTTTTATCGACGAATCCTCAAGAGCATACGCCAGTTTTACCAATTTCCCCAGATAAGGAAATTAAGTTGAGAGGAGCAGCGTATGGGCAGATCATTGAAAGCCTCCAGGCCAGTGCTTTTTCGATGAGTAGTGAGCAGGCTATGCCGACAGTAGAAGCCGTATTGTCTCGCCCGGAACACTCTATTCTCACCAAGTCCGTTAATCGCATTGTGTCAGCAGAGGGACGACCCAACTTTGAAACACGTACTGGCTTTACCGTGGTTGGAGCTAAAGTGAAAGCAACCATGGCGGAAACAGAGGTTGATGTGTTTGAAGAGAATGGCAATGACCACATCCGTGTGCCTTTCAATTTTGAGAATGGGCAGCCCAACCAGTCTATCTTAATACAATTTGAGGATAAAGCAATATTGCTGGCTGTTCTTCCAGGTTTTATTGGAACGGTAGTTTTAGAAGACAAGCGTGTTGTAACGGTAAACTACACACCCTGCCGAAGCAGCGACAAGTATGATGAATACCAGGAGGTAAAAGGAAATCTGGATAAACGTCGCGCTTTTGTAGCAGTAGCAGCTCGCAATGGCTCCTTCCGTTTAACCGATGATATGACTGTCCAAGGGGCTCAGTATTTACGATCATTAAAAAGCATTGACCCCACACTGGGTCTTTATGCCGCCTACGCGTACACCCAGTCGGGTCTCATGCAGGAAGTCCGCTCTGTCTTTGAATATATGGTGCGTGATAAAATTCACGTAGATGAATATAATATAAATATACCGGTTCTGTTCGATGTAGCTCTTTTAGCTGGTGCATTCTCAGAGTCTACGTTTCCTCCAATTGCTCCTGCCTGTCCTATGCTTATGCAGGGATGGGCTTATATGGACCCCTATAAGAATTTGCTTAACCCAGCGATTTTGGCCGCAAGCCGTCATCTACTACCAGGCTTGTGGACGACTTTCTCAGAAGAAGGCCTATCAATATTACAAAAAGCAATGAATACTAAAGCACTTATATGA
- a CDS encoding AAA family ATPase, translated as MAMHLRYAERRQARIRVLLQGPSGSGKTYSSLLLAYGLTGNWSSIAIIDTENKSADLFEHLGKYRVLVLDPPYTPERYVEALKICEAAGVQVVILDSLSHEWQYILDEHSAMTGNSYTNWSKLTPRHDSLVNALLQSNCHLIATVRAKQDYVLVEKNNRQIPEKVGMKGITREGMDYEFTLVFELDNRHYARATKDRTVLFTDRPDFSISPKTGQQILRWCQEGTSQQQVEDMIKAAKDTTRLKYLYDLYPEFREALTPLFTERKNELQLISLPKHPKSYGNANHAA; from the coding sequence ATGGCTATGCATTTACGGTATGCTGAACGCAGACAAGCTCGCATTCGGGTATTGCTGCAAGGGCCCTCTGGTTCGGGTAAAACGTATTCCTCCCTACTGCTGGCATATGGACTCACAGGTAACTGGTCATCAATTGCTATTATTGACACCGAGAATAAGTCCGCTGATTTGTTTGAGCACTTAGGCAAGTATCGGGTTCTAGTTTTAGATCCACCTTATACACCCGAACGTTACGTTGAAGCCCTGAAGATATGTGAAGCAGCAGGAGTACAAGTAGTTATCCTCGATTCATTGTCTCATGAGTGGCAGTATATTTTGGATGAACATTCGGCCATGACGGGCAACTCCTACACAAACTGGAGCAAGCTAACTCCTCGTCATGATAGCTTGGTGAATGCTCTGTTGCAAAGTAACTGTCACTTGATTGCGACGGTTAGAGCCAAACAAGATTATGTGTTGGTGGAGAAAAACAATCGACAGATACCCGAAAAGGTCGGCATGAAGGGAATCACTCGGGAGGGAATGGATTACGAATTTACACTGGTCTTTGAGTTGGATAATCGCCATTATGCTAGGGCTACGAAGGACCGAACAGTATTATTTACAGATAGACCCGACTTCTCTATCTCACCCAAGACAGGTCAGCAGATTTTGCGCTGGTGTCAGGAAGGTACCAGTCAACAGCAGGTGGAAGATATGATCAAAGCCGCCAAGGATACCACGCGGCTCAAGTATCTATACGACTTATATCCGGAATTCCGGGAGGCTCTGACGCCTTTGTTTACTGAACGAAAAAACGAACTACAACTCATCTCATTACCCAAACATCCCAAATCATATGGAAACGCAAATCATGCCGCTTGA
- a CDS encoding DUF3871 family protein codes for METQIMPLEESYQAVVVDQAPSSDRAFLLANTLPTSLREIQQQHIIPVYSKDNEPLISHGDFIESTMETVLRLFPSESVLEPSIRVSHPIKGRIPSARNKPAKDLEEWERTLYYERAAFVIEVPTIQDTVGGNQLSLTIGGVKAYNLDSLHQKKGVDEHFKIFIGFQNQVCTNLCVCSDGYVADLRVKSLAQLITEIEGMIRRYQINQHLSLMKQLTDYYLTEQQFAQLIGRCRLYQYLPQVQKKDIAPMLLGDQQVCMIAKDYYRDQSFCREADGSISLWKVYNLFTGAVKSSYIDTFLDRNVNSLDLTSGILQTLQGLQTSQGWFVQ; via the coding sequence ATGGAAACGCAAATCATGCCGCTTGAAGAAAGCTACCAAGCCGTTGTTGTCGATCAAGCCCCTTCCTCGGATCGGGCTTTTTTGTTGGCGAATACCTTACCGACCAGCTTACGGGAAATCCAACAGCAACACATTATTCCTGTGTACAGCAAAGACAATGAACCGCTCATCTCTCACGGGGACTTCATCGAATCCACGATGGAAACGGTTCTGCGGTTGTTTCCTAGTGAAAGCGTACTGGAACCATCCATTCGGGTATCGCATCCGATTAAAGGCCGTATTCCATCAGCTCGTAACAAACCCGCTAAAGATTTAGAGGAGTGGGAGCGGACGCTGTATTACGAGCGAGCTGCCTTTGTCATCGAGGTTCCGACGATCCAGGATACAGTAGGAGGGAACCAACTATCCCTAACCATTGGCGGGGTGAAAGCCTACAACCTCGACAGTCTGCATCAGAAGAAAGGAGTCGATGAGCATTTTAAGATCTTCATAGGCTTTCAAAACCAGGTGTGTACGAACCTGTGTGTCTGCTCCGATGGCTATGTAGCGGATCTACGAGTTAAGTCCCTGGCTCAACTAATCACCGAGATTGAAGGAATGATCCGGCGGTATCAGATTAATCAACATCTGTCACTGATGAAGCAGCTTACGGATTACTACCTAACTGAACAGCAGTTTGCCCAGTTGATCGGTCGGTGCCGGTTGTATCAATACCTACCTCAAGTCCAGAAGAAGGACATTGCTCCCATGCTATTGGGGGATCAGCAGGTGTGTATGATTGCCAAGGACTATTACCGGGATCAATCCTTCTGTCGGGAGGCTGATGGTAGTATCAGCTTGTGGAAGGTCTACAACTTGTTCACAGGAGCTGTCAAGAGCAGTTACATTGACACATTTCTAGACCGGAATGTGAATTCACTGGACTTGACGAGTGGCATTTTGCAGACTTTGCAGGGTTTGCAAACTTCGCAAGGTTGGTTTGTGCAGTAG
- a CDS encoding OmpA family protein gives MVKVLLALLFIQTLAQAQFTELPACLHIEGKIVDYVTNSPLANAKLYVKSPTNRVKVAQSDATGWFEGEISCTANELIIEKAGYRSQNMHLRQKGESDLTTIAVFIPLLAVERQGKDKPYLQTEQTDYVHRNTASSAEKISKGAGQHSIFMIKDAVLNSPIEARVCFFFTKESYMDCKESDSNGQVEYDFKEADIVALEVSAVGYQTFAGNLIVDAIDGRVLKHKIQLQRELTVLTVQTTATSQCKLRADNKEITLSKIPGKPGWFCTYKVRPQLYELVITDQSRTTRQSITLNNGLNYVQLSKKKVETSTSLLSTVDNTNYSIHSSIAPLFSPDSIPMIYFQQGSYLLRSDSQEVLKQVAIYLKAHPNFALQVTGHTDNVGEERKNKVLSDYRAVVAANFLIQQGISESRLNKTGVGSKQPISPNDTEANKALNRRVSLKIINNL, from the coding sequence GTGGTTAAGGTACTTTTAGCACTTCTCTTTATCCAAACTTTAGCGCAAGCACAGTTTACTGAGCTACCAGCATGCCTTCATATAGAAGGTAAAATTGTGGATTATGTAACGAACTCACCTTTAGCAAATGCCAAATTATACGTCAAGTCTCCTACTAATCGAGTAAAAGTTGCGCAATCTGATGCCACCGGATGGTTTGAAGGGGAGATTTCATGCACTGCTAATGAGCTTATTATTGAGAAAGCCGGTTACCGGTCGCAAAACATGCATTTAAGACAAAAAGGCGAATCAGATTTAACAACGATCGCTGTATTCATTCCCCTATTAGCTGTAGAGAGACAGGGAAAAGATAAACCTTATTTGCAAACTGAACAAACGGATTACGTCCATCGTAACACGGCAAGTAGCGCAGAAAAAATAAGTAAAGGAGCTGGACAGCACAGCATATTCATGATCAAGGATGCTGTCCTCAATTCACCAATAGAGGCCCGGGTTTGCTTCTTTTTTACGAAAGAAAGCTATATGGATTGCAAAGAATCGGATTCTAACGGACAGGTTGAATACGATTTTAAAGAAGCGGACATAGTCGCTTTAGAAGTTTCAGCCGTAGGATATCAAACTTTCGCGGGTAACCTAATTGTAGATGCAATAGACGGTCGTGTATTGAAACATAAGATTCAACTCCAACGCGAACTTACGGTATTAACTGTACAAACTACAGCTACTTCCCAATGTAAACTTAGAGCTGACAATAAGGAAATTACTCTTTCAAAGATTCCAGGTAAACCAGGTTGGTTCTGCACATATAAGGTACGGCCTCAACTCTACGAGTTAGTTATAACCGATCAGTCTCGAACTACCCGTCAGTCGATTACGCTGAACAATGGTTTAAATTACGTTCAACTCTCAAAGAAAAAAGTTGAGACTTCGACTAGCTTATTGTCTACAGTCGACAATACCAATTATAGTATTCATAGCTCGATAGCTCCTCTGTTTTCGCCCGACAGCATACCCATGATTTATTTTCAGCAAGGAAGTTATCTATTGAGATCCGACTCCCAAGAAGTGCTCAAGCAAGTTGCAATCTATTTGAAAGCTCATCCAAACTTTGCCTTACAGGTAACGGGACACACCGATAATGTAGGAGAAGAACGAAAGAATAAAGTTCTATCTGACTATAGAGCAGTTGTCGCAGCTAACTTTTTAATTCAGCAAGGCATTTCCGAAAGTCGGCTTAACAAGACTGGTGTTGGAAGCAAACAACCAATTTCCCCAAACGATACGGAAGCGAATAAGGCCCTTAATCGTCGGGTCTCTTTAAAGATAATTAACAATCTATGA
- a CDS encoding Ig-like domain-containing protein: protein MKLDFKRLWRIVLLVAISFAATKAQTVPIDTIAPVDTTIQAALVTSDMAGSFCAGSRVEFEFVTKGTYPAGEQFKILLTDSLGNYTQDLVITSAQSPISIQLPLNFPGGLYFFQVASNLTGILSNKSKIYISALPTLTISGTSTVLAGTPSAVELSFTGTPPFTVDFVDYKPNLSPAYSRSITAMDYQLVIDPTVYSSVTYDKNYIKSFKDGQCGLSPFINGFSQILVSALTITTGTLDQAYCPGSVLSVPFTIDSPLPADALFQLELSDGNGNFQNGKVISSGSRTSPITATLPTTLEVGAYRIRVVVQKSAGGVDYSEMVTPVSSSLSISRPEAPEVSDVFFCPGSKMSPLTAVGVNLKWFTEGLTQPLAGAPTPPNDRSTRYFVSQTVVGCESVYATLNVIPKDVPPAPDVENVSLCQGTQGQFTVAIPEALWYTSKTGGIGATQPPLVDNQNPGDQIFYVTQTVGGCESPRAMVKATVFPIPPAPSVQTPAPLCQYATTAKPLVATGQNLTWYDRLGKLAEAPIPPTLLSGTVSFSVSQRVNGCESPLASIEQVIRSAPDKPTTSSVQYCVGDVPRSLTANGSNLRWYVSADGGVGSSSSPAFFTEQASTFTFYVTQTDNFTCESQREPVVVTVVSAPSAPTVTPSQVVCQFTKMEPLTAFPSMGLIWQGSGINGTTEVAPIPTTTEPATFTYTVSQKAGSCTSPASVITFTVRKIPDAPKVISPVAFCIGQTNTELSAQAEGKLTWYTDAAHSAPSFLQVFANTEKASITTYFVTQTDNYACESPSSTLEVRVSAKATARLSGDGDIYAGDSTAIRVRLTGDGPWKFTNWLGQEIIARAGDSLYVKWERPTSTRTYSISNLSSTCGVGDILNSYTLFVRTPLSAQPLTEPVLLKAYPNPSTGDVFVDWSLPTRQLVNFQLINAEGKIVKQIESQSVSGLQKEHFQLQGLPAGKYFLKVTTPKNGIITRSLLKE from the coding sequence ATGAAGTTAGATTTTAAGCGATTATGGCGGATTGTCTTGTTAGTCGCAATCAGTTTTGCTGCCACAAAAGCGCAAACGGTACCGATAGACACTATAGCACCCGTGGATACCACAATTCAGGCTGCCCTGGTTACGAGTGACATGGCGGGGAGTTTCTGCGCGGGAAGTAGGGTAGAATTTGAATTTGTAACCAAAGGTACTTATCCTGCAGGTGAGCAATTCAAAATTTTATTAACGGACTCATTGGGAAATTATACTCAAGATTTGGTGATAACCAGTGCTCAATCACCCATTTCAATTCAACTTCCCCTCAATTTCCCCGGTGGGTTATACTTTTTTCAGGTTGCCAGTAACTTGACTGGCATATTGAGTAACAAAAGTAAAATTTATATTTCTGCGCTACCAACGCTAACCATCTCGGGCACATCTACTGTGTTAGCAGGAACGCCGTCCGCCGTAGAGTTGAGTTTTACAGGGACACCGCCTTTTACCGTTGATTTTGTTGATTACAAACCAAATCTTTCACCAGCATACAGCCGTTCGATTACGGCTATGGATTATCAACTTGTTATTGATCCGACTGTCTATTCCTCTGTAACATATGATAAAAATTATATAAAGAGTTTTAAAGACGGTCAATGTGGGCTAAGTCCGTTCATTAATGGTTTCTCCCAAATTTTAGTTTCTGCACTAACCATTACCACCGGAACACTCGATCAAGCGTATTGTCCTGGCTCAGTCTTGTCTGTACCCTTTACGATCGATAGTCCTTTACCAGCGGATGCCCTTTTCCAGTTGGAATTGTCGGATGGCAACGGAAATTTTCAAAACGGCAAGGTAATCAGTTCAGGAAGTCGTACTAGCCCTATCACTGCCACGTTACCAACAACCTTAGAAGTAGGAGCTTACAGAATACGCGTGGTAGTGCAAAAGTCAGCCGGAGGAGTTGATTACAGTGAGATGGTAACTCCTGTTTCCAGTTCACTGTCAATTAGTCGGCCTGAAGCTCCCGAGGTTTCGGATGTATTCTTTTGCCCGGGTTCAAAAATGAGCCCCCTGACTGCCGTTGGAGTGAATTTAAAATGGTTTACTGAAGGGTTGACCCAGCCATTAGCAGGTGCCCCTACGCCCCCAAACGACCGATCTACCCGGTATTTTGTTAGTCAAACCGTTGTTGGATGCGAAAGTGTTTATGCTACCCTCAATGTGATTCCGAAAGATGTACCTCCCGCACCTGATGTGGAAAATGTTTCCTTATGTCAAGGGACACAGGGGCAGTTTACGGTTGCCATTCCTGAAGCGTTGTGGTATACCTCTAAGACTGGCGGGATTGGGGCAACGCAACCTCCTTTGGTAGATAATCAAAACCCAGGTGATCAGATTTTCTATGTGACTCAGACTGTTGGTGGCTGCGAAAGTCCGCGGGCAATGGTAAAAGCGACTGTTTTCCCCATTCCACCTGCGCCATCCGTTCAGACTCCAGCTCCACTTTGTCAATATGCAACAACGGCAAAGCCACTTGTAGCTACCGGGCAAAATTTGACCTGGTATGATCGTCTGGGTAAGTTAGCTGAAGCACCGATTCCCCCAACATTACTGTCTGGGACCGTTTCATTTTCGGTAAGTCAACGTGTAAATGGTTGTGAGAGTCCACTTGCTTCCATTGAGCAGGTGATTCGCTCTGCCCCGGATAAACCCACTACAAGTTCAGTGCAGTACTGCGTAGGCGACGTTCCCCGATCGTTAACGGCCAATGGTTCAAACTTGAGATGGTACGTCAGTGCCGATGGAGGGGTTGGGTCTTCCAGCTCGCCTGCATTTTTCACGGAACAAGCTAGTACTTTCACTTTCTATGTTACTCAAACTGATAATTTTACCTGCGAAAGTCAACGTGAGCCGGTAGTCGTTACAGTGGTTTCTGCTCCCTCCGCTCCAACCGTAACTCCCAGCCAAGTAGTTTGCCAATTTACTAAAATGGAGCCTTTGACTGCTTTCCCCAGTATGGGACTAATATGGCAGGGATCGGGTATCAATGGTACCACCGAAGTTGCCCCAATTCCTACAACTACGGAACCTGCCACGTTCACTTATACGGTTTCGCAAAAAGCCGGAAGCTGTACCAGTCCAGCTTCTGTAATTACTTTCACTGTCCGGAAGATTCCTGATGCTCCAAAAGTGATTTCTCCTGTTGCTTTCTGTATTGGCCAGACTAACACGGAGCTTTCGGCGCAAGCCGAAGGAAAATTAACGTGGTATACAGACGCAGCCCATTCTGCTCCATCATTTCTACAAGTCTTTGCAAATACAGAAAAGGCTAGCATTACAACCTATTTTGTCACACAAACTGATAATTATGCTTGTGAAAGCCCCAGTAGTACATTGGAGGTGCGAGTGTCTGCAAAGGCAACAGCGCGACTATCTGGGGATGGAGACATTTATGCTGGAGATAGCACTGCCATCCGTGTTCGATTAACTGGGGATGGACCCTGGAAATTCACCAACTGGCTGGGACAAGAAATAATCGCTAGGGCAGGAGACTCTTTGTATGTTAAGTGGGAGAGACCGACAAGTACTCGTACCTACTCCATTTCAAATCTGAGTAGCACATGTGGGGTCGGTGATATATTAAATAGCTATACACTTTTTGTCAGAACACCACTAAGCGCTCAGCCATTGACAGAACCAGTTCTTCTAAAAGCTTATCCGAACCCATCAACTGGTGACGTCTTTGTGGATTGGAGTTTACCCACCCGGCAACTGGTGAATTTTCAGCTTATTAATGCAGAAGGTAAAATTGTTAAACAGATTGAAAGCCAGTCTGTAAGCGGTTTGCAAAAAGAGCATTTTCAGCTTCAAGGTCTACCTGCTGGCAAATACTTCTTAAAAGTAACGACCCCTAAAAACGGTATTATCACTCGATCGCTATTGAAAGAATGA
- a CDS encoding tubulin-like doman-containing protein: MANHILIGLGGTGGKIIRAFRKTIYQEFRQTKPENAHLGYLYVDSSDELMSLEDSTWKILGKSVQLGENSKVRIKGQNLKPILNSVDQYPGIQPWIGDRAVWNDVLGSIVGDAAGSQRRRLGRFLLATNVTAFINALNAQVQELVKNSQEPNVTFHVCCGLAGGTGSGTAVDVVTQIRNNYRPTYPGQYRIVIYAFLPDEKPKPNRDMTGFYHANGYAALKELNALSIGTFRPVDLAAKNPNQLRLELQDPFNGCYLFSNQNENGYLVDVDTRLPDIIADFLYQKIIAIETVQVIGGQEEHPQVTLSRQENAENGDSSPEPSPNDSNVIERSKRFLTFGLKRIAIPEEEIREYTTLTLANQATQHLLYNNWNDDTGWDNKPKNIDYTSYVQKKENLEGWYLSNDHITYSKGILEGDRMNKNWKLISEYWQVVAGPMMDTAMQEDWSQWLREIERLFAEKFENEYRGNGVKTFYANKESAKSAIALEMKQTLEVKLIDLWRNGEFSMHNIQQIAETLGVWVLAKINEANGKIAKITEEIPGEEAKLSANNKQYSDIGVLSRTMGKHKSMLIGHTEVLTQLYKLRTNLAGWEFAKSLLGAFNLQLSGLQRDIATTVRTLTVSIESFENGLKERLQDKGLELNGHVIRFYDRDKVIQRLPDFVLNKNLQHTTASNVRNRLLGILGNTQTFGNFNSKITDVVFQDTLSEASEQNADVWHDTLPKQHQFMGQSIVQKLQEEFAGNDLRLTKFVRDIIKQSGSYLQFNTEEINKKGDGIPDRPNKVVTYTVIIPHTPEEQDFVKKLEEAFRQNISITGNVSISIVPQNDPRRRHEIVLMTVTNLFPLRFVGQLKYLKEGYDRQVIHHQNAGEKAKNRMILHLEGDGMQHPDLYIKTITRNEYTPYMLTAIAMELFTKHVDSRGVSQLALVRKDEDGFDLDPVFLGTDLHQAKENMSMQDLEALRREVEAKLKSEFLQIAKREELKIKIIGTIEAFKESRGGSLIDPVYVAFRDAGKQAVAILKQ, from the coding sequence ATGGCAAACCATATACTTATCGGCTTAGGCGGCACAGGCGGTAAAATCATTCGAGCATTTCGCAAAACCATCTATCAGGAATTTAGGCAAACCAAGCCTGAGAATGCTCACCTCGGATACTTGTATGTTGATTCAAGTGACGAGCTGATGAGCTTGGAAGATTCTACGTGGAAGATTTTAGGGAAAAGTGTTCAATTAGGAGAGAATAGTAAGGTTCGAATTAAAGGTCAAAATTTAAAACCAATCCTTAATTCAGTTGATCAATATCCAGGTATACAACCTTGGATTGGTGATCGGGCTGTTTGGAATGATGTTTTGGGTAGTATAGTTGGGGATGCTGCTGGTAGCCAGCGCAGGCGTTTAGGGCGCTTTTTATTAGCAACAAATGTAACAGCATTTATAAATGCGCTAAATGCTCAAGTACAAGAATTAGTAAAAAACTCACAAGAGCCCAATGTGACATTCCATGTATGCTGCGGTTTAGCCGGGGGAACCGGTAGTGGAACGGCAGTTGATGTCGTAACTCAGATTCGTAATAACTATCGCCCAACTTATCCAGGTCAATACCGGATCGTGATTTATGCTTTTCTACCTGACGAAAAGCCTAAACCAAACCGTGATATGACGGGCTTTTATCACGCCAATGGATATGCAGCCTTAAAGGAATTAAATGCTCTTAGTATCGGAACATTTAGGCCCGTTGATCTGGCGGCTAAAAATCCTAACCAACTTCGATTGGAATTGCAAGATCCTTTTAACGGCTGTTATTTATTTTCAAATCAAAATGAAAATGGCTACCTAGTTGATGTAGATACTCGCCTTCCTGATATCATTGCTGATTTTCTCTATCAAAAGATAATTGCAATAGAGACGGTTCAGGTCATTGGTGGACAGGAAGAACATCCACAAGTTACATTAAGTCGCCAGGAAAATGCCGAAAACGGAGATAGCAGCCCAGAGCCTTCTCCTAATGATTCTAATGTTATAGAACGCAGCAAACGGTTCCTAACATTTGGATTAAAAAGAATTGCTATTCCAGAAGAGGAAATCCGCGAGTATACAACGCTGACGCTAGCAAACCAGGCCACTCAACACCTTCTTTATAATAACTGGAATGACGACACAGGCTGGGATAACAAACCAAAGAACATAGACTATACTTCCTACGTCCAAAAGAAGGAAAATCTTGAAGGTTGGTATCTTTCCAATGATCATATCACCTATTCCAAAGGTATACTGGAAGGAGATCGGATGAATAAGAATTGGAAGCTAATAAGTGAATACTGGCAGGTAGTAGCTGGTCCGATGATGGACACGGCTATGCAGGAGGATTGGTCACAATGGCTTCGGGAAATTGAGCGATTATTTGCCGAGAAATTTGAAAATGAATATCGAGGTAATGGCGTAAAAACTTTTTATGCCAATAAAGAATCGGCCAAAAGCGCAATTGCGCTGGAAATGAAACAAACACTTGAAGTGAAATTGATTGACTTATGGCGTAATGGTGAGTTTTCAATGCATAATATTCAGCAAATAGCTGAAACTCTCGGCGTTTGGGTGTTGGCCAAAATCAACGAAGCGAACGGAAAAATAGCCAAGATCACAGAAGAGATTCCCGGCGAGGAAGCCAAGCTTAGTGCAAATAACAAGCAGTACAGTGATATTGGTGTATTATCCCGGACGATGGGTAAGCATAAAAGTATGCTGATTGGGCATACAGAAGTACTTACGCAGCTCTATAAACTTCGTACCAATTTGGCGGGGTGGGAGTTCGCGAAATCGCTGCTAGGTGCATTCAATTTGCAGCTTTCTGGACTGCAAAGAGATATTGCCACTACTGTACGGACTCTGACTGTTTCAATCGAAAGCTTTGAAAATGGCCTTAAAGAGCGTTTACAGGATAAAGGTTTAGAGTTAAATGGTCATGTAATTCGATTTTATGATCGAGATAAAGTGATACAGAGACTACCTGATTTTGTCCTCAATAAGAATTTACAGCATACTACCGCCAGCAATGTCCGTAACCGACTTCTAGGCATTTTAGGGAATACACAAACGTTTGGTAATTTCAACAGCAAAATAACTGATGTGGTGTTTCAGGATACGTTGTCTGAAGCTTCCGAGCAGAATGCTGATGTCTGGCACGATACTTTACCCAAGCAACATCAATTTATGGGGCAAAGTATTGTTCAAAAGTTACAAGAAGAATTTGCTGGCAATGATTTAAGGCTTACGAAGTTTGTCCGTGATATAATCAAACAGTCGGGTAGTTATTTGCAATTCAATACTGAAGAAATAAATAAAAAGGGAGATGGTATTCCTGATCGGCCGAACAAAGTAGTGACTTATACTGTCATTATTCCCCATACCCCAGAGGAACAGGATTTTGTTAAAAAGCTGGAAGAAGCGTTTCGACAGAATATTTCAATAACTGGTAATGTAAGTATATCTATCGTCCCGCAAAACGATCCCCGACGTCGCCATGAAATTGTCTTAATGACCGTAACCAACCTCTTTCCATTACGATTTGTTGGACAGCTTAAATACTTGAAGGAGGGATACGATCGCCAAGTAATTCATCATCAAAATGCGGGTGAAAAAGCTAAAAATAGGATGATTCTTCATTTGGAAGGAGACGGTATGCAGCATCCTGATTTATATATAAAAACAATAACTCGTAATGAGTATACGCCTTACATGCTGACCGCAATAGCAATGGAGCTTTTTACCAAACATGTAGATTCTCGTGGTGTTTCACAATTAGCCTTAGTACGCAAAGACGAAGATGGTTTTGACCTTGATCCCGTATTTCTAGGGACGGACTTGCATCAAGCCAAAGAAAATATGTCTATGCAAGATCTGGAAGCTTTGAGACGAGAAGTCGAAGCCAAGCTAAAAAGTGAGTTCTTACAGATAGCAAAAAGGGAGGAGCTAAAGATTAAAATCATTGGCACCATTGAAGCCTTTAAAGAATCAAGAGGAGGGAGCCTGATTGATCCTGTATACGTAGCTTTCCGTGATGCAGGGAAACAAGCAGTAGCCATTTTAAAACAATAA